The proteins below are encoded in one region of Bacteroides uniformis:
- a CDS encoding PepSY-like domain-containing protein, whose translation MKKFKFCILAGLLALLSVSAFAEGRLPANIQTAFQTLYPQATDVEWEQMAGCYVAEFIADGQEIDVWFNKQAEWVMTETDVESLEKVPAPVAEAFMSSTMTGMRLRDIRIITFPKHPTVIIIEVEQYNSDEEFQLFYAPDGKLLQSLDVTELGGEIYPGLFFND comes from the coding sequence ATGAAAAAGTTCAAATTCTGTATTCTGGCAGGACTACTTGCCTTGCTGTCGGTGTCCGCTTTTGCGGAAGGACGTCTTCCTGCAAATATACAAACAGCTTTTCAAACGCTCTATCCTCAAGCAACGGATGTGGAATGGGAGCAAATGGCCGGTTGCTACGTGGCAGAATTTATTGCAGATGGTCAGGAAATTGATGTCTGGTTCAATAAACAAGCGGAGTGGGTTATGACTGAAACGGATGTAGAGTCACTGGAAAAAGTGCCGGCTCCCGTGGCAGAAGCATTCATGAGCAGTACAATGACCGGCATGAGATTAAGGGATATAAGAATCATCACCTTTCCCAAACATCCCACAGTGATAATAATTGAGGTGGAACAATACAATTCCGATGAAGAATTCCAACTGTTCTATGCTCCGGATGGAAAACTATTACAAAGCCTCGATGTAACAGAACTTGGAGGAGAGATTTATCCCGGACTCTTTTTCAATGATTAA
- the purT gene encoding formate-dependent phosphoribosylglycinamide formyltransferase: protein MKKILLLGSGELGKEFVISAQRKGQYIIACDSYAGAPAMQVADECEVFSMLDGDALERVVRKHQPDIIVPEIEAIRTERLYDFEKEGIQVVPSARAVNFTMNRKAIRDLAAKELGLKTAKYFYAKSLDELKAAAEKIGFPCVVKPLMSSSGKGQSLVKSADELEHAWEYGCNGSRGDIKELIIEEFIKFDSEITLLTVTQKNGPTLFCPPIGHVQKGGDYRESFQPAHIDPAHLREAQDMAEKVTRALTGAGLWGVEFFLSHENGVYFSELSPRPHDTGMVTLAGTQNLNEFELHCRAVLGLPIPGIKQERIGASAVILSPIASQERPNYRGMEEVTKEEDTYLRIFGKPTTRVNRRMGVVLCYAPLDSDLDTLRDKAKRIADRVEVY from the coding sequence ATGAAAAAAATTTTATTGTTAGGTTCCGGTGAGTTGGGCAAGGAGTTTGTTATTTCTGCCCAACGTAAGGGCCAGTATATCATTGCTTGCGACTCGTATGCTGGAGCGCCTGCCATGCAAGTGGCAGATGAATGTGAGGTATTCAGTATGCTCGATGGAGATGCTTTGGAACGTGTAGTACGCAAACACCAGCCGGATATTATTGTTCCGGAAATTGAGGCTATCCGTACGGAACGTCTGTATGATTTCGAGAAAGAAGGCATTCAGGTAGTGCCCAGTGCACGCGCCGTGAACTTTACCATGAACCGTAAAGCCATACGTGACCTTGCAGCTAAAGAGCTGGGATTGAAGACTGCTAAATATTTTTATGCCAAATCTTTGGATGAACTGAAAGCTGCTGCTGAAAAGATAGGTTTCCCGTGTGTGGTGAAACCGCTGATGTCCTCTTCCGGTAAAGGCCAGTCTCTCGTAAAGAGTGCCGACGAACTGGAGCATGCCTGGGAGTATGGCTGTAATGGTAGCCGTGGAGACATCAAAGAACTTATCATTGAAGAGTTCATCAAGTTCGACAGTGAGATAACACTGCTCACCGTAACACAGAAGAATGGTCCGACCTTGTTCTGCCCGCCTATCGGCCATGTACAGAAGGGTGGGGACTATCGTGAAAGCTTCCAGCCTGCCCATATTGACCCTGCCCATCTAAGGGAGGCGCAGGATATGGCAGAGAAAGTGACCCGTGCCTTGACCGGTGCCGGATTGTGGGGAGTGGAATTCTTTCTCAGCCATGAGAACGGTGTCTATTTCTCCGAACTCTCTCCACGTCCGCACGATACGGGTATGGTAACCCTGGCCGGAACCCAGAATCTGAATGAGTTTGAATTGCACTGTCGTGCGGTGCTTGGTCTGCCTATCCCTGGCATCAAGCAGGAGCGTATAGGAGCCAGTGCTGTCATCCTTTCTCCGATAGCCAGTCAGGAACGTCCCAATTATCGTGGCATGGAAGAGGTTACGAAAGAAGAGGATACTTATCTGCGTATTTTTGGTAAGCCTACTACCCGCGTAAACCGCCGTATGGGTGTAGTGCTGTGTTATGCACCTCTTGACAGTGATCTTGACACGCTGCGCGACAAAGCGAAGCGTATTGCTGATAGGGTAGAGGTATATTAA
- a CDS encoding DUF4301 family protein has translation MITPQDKELLENKGISEEQIAEQLACFEKGFPYLKLSAAASVEKGILAPDTDEQKKYLDAWEAYTQTDKVVVKFVPASGAASRMFKNLFEFLGADYDSPQTNFEKTFFEKIEKFAFYDDLNTACQRTAGKDIPTLVAAGNYKAVVAALLEGAGLNYGALPKGLLKFHKYEDGSRTPLEEHLVEGALYAANKNGKVNVHFTVSPEHRALFKALVDEKAAAYAKKYGVDYNISFSEQKPSTDTIAADMENKPFRDNGKLLFRPGGHGALIENLNDLDADIIFIKNIDNVVPDKLKGDTVLYKKLIAGVLVALQQRAFAYLQLLDSGKYTHEQILEVLQFLQKQLYCKNPETKNLEDAELVIYLKEKLNRPMRVCGMVKNVGEPGGGPFLAYNSDGTISLQILESSQIDMGDPEKKEMFEKGTHFNPVDLVCAVRDYKGHKFNLVKYVDKATGFISYKSKNGKDLKALELPGLWNGAMSDWNTVFVEVPLTTFNPVKTVNDLLREQHQ, from the coding sequence ATGATAACACCGCAAGACAAAGAGTTGCTCGAAAATAAAGGCATCTCCGAAGAACAAATAGCCGAACAGTTGGCTTGTTTCGAAAAAGGTTTTCCATACTTGAAGCTGTCTGCCGCCGCTTCTGTAGAAAAGGGTATACTGGCTCCGGATACGGATGAACAGAAGAAATACCTGGATGCCTGGGAGGCATATACACAAACCGATAAAGTGGTGGTGAAGTTTGTGCCTGCTTCGGGTGCTGCCAGCCGTATGTTCAAGAACTTGTTTGAATTTCTCGGGGCAGACTATGACTCTCCCCAGACAAACTTTGAAAAGACTTTCTTTGAGAAAATAGAGAAGTTTGCCTTCTATGATGACTTGAATACCGCTTGCCAGAGGACTGCCGGAAAGGATATACCGACTTTGGTTGCCGCTGGAAACTACAAGGCGGTTGTTGCTGCCTTACTCGAAGGGGCCGGACTGAACTATGGTGCTCTGCCCAAAGGATTGCTTAAGTTCCATAAGTATGAAGACGGTAGCCGCACGCCGCTGGAAGAGCACTTGGTAGAAGGAGCATTGTATGCTGCCAATAAGAACGGTAAGGTGAATGTGCATTTCACGGTTTCGCCCGAACATCGTGCCTTGTTCAAGGCTTTGGTAGACGAAAAGGCTGCCGCTTATGCAAAGAAGTATGGGGTGGATTATAACATCTCTTTTTCGGAACAGAAGCCGAGCACCGATACCATTGCCGCCGATATGGAAAACAAACCCTTCCGCGACAATGGCAAATTGTTGTTCCGTCCCGGCGGTCATGGCGCCTTGATTGAAAACTTGAATGACCTTGATGCGGATATTATCTTCATAAAGAATATAGACAATGTGGTACCCGACAAGCTGAAAGGTGACACCGTATTATATAAGAAACTGATTGCCGGTGTGCTGGTAGCGTTACAGCAGAGAGCGTTTGCTTATCTGCAGTTGCTTGACAGCGGGAAGTATACACACGAGCAAATTCTTGAAGTTCTGCAATTCCTGCAGAAACAACTCTATTGCAAGAATCCGGAGACAAAGAATCTGGAAGATGCCGAGTTGGTTATATATCTGAAAGAGAAGCTGAACCGTCCGATGCGTGTTTGCGGTATGGTGAAGAACGTAGGCGAACCGGGCGGAGGTCCGTTCCTGGCATACAACAGTGACGGTACTATCTCTCTGCAGATTCTGGAAAGTTCGCAGATTGATATGGGCGACCCGGAAAAGAAGGAAATGTTTGAAAAAGGTACCCATTTCAATCCGGTGGATTTGGTTTGCGCCGTACGTGACTATAAAGGACATAAGTTCAATCTTGTGAAGTATGTGGATAAAGCGACAGGCTTCATCTCTTATAAGTCCAAGAACGGCAAGGACCTGAAGGCGCTTGAACTTCCCGGTTTGTGGAACGGAGCCATGAGTGATTGGAACACAGTATTTGTAGAAGTGCCTCTGACTACATTCAATCCGGTAAAGACGGTGAATGACTTGTTGAGAGAACAACACCAATAA
- a CDS encoding RelA/SpoT family protein, with protein sequence METDEFFTIKEKDLLFSLYRKLLQLSGETLQKGDCKKLKTHLVNTIQNNRIQRDIFGLNPVIKDMQTAVIVAEEIGMKRASILGLMLHDSVRCGTCTALEVEQIYGEDVAGIIRGLIRVNELYSKSPTIESENFRNLLLTFAEDMRVILIMIADRVNIMRQIKDCKNDEARRQVANEAAYLYAPLAHKLGLYKLKSELEDLSLKYTEKEVYYHIKEKLNETKASRDKYIAAFIAPVQKKLEEAGLKFHIKGRTKSIHSIYQKMKKQKCPFEGVYDLFAIRVILDSCLEKEKLECWQAYSIVTDMYQPNPKRLRDWLSVPKSNGYESLHITVMGPEGKWVEVQIRTERMDDIAERGLAAHWRYKGVKGESGLDEWLTSVREALESSDSNGLETMDQFKLDLYEDEVFVFTPKGDLFKLAKGSTVLDFAFHIHSKLGCKCIGAKVNGKNVQLKQMLHSGDQVEIMTSNTQTPKQDWLNIVTTSKARTKIRQALKEMAARQHAFAKETLERKFKNRKIEYDEGTMMRLIKRLGFKIVTDFYQAIADEELDVNEIIDKYQEQQRRENDTRDDIVYRSAEGYNLQQGIPEEIGTKEDVLVIDQNLKGLDFKLARCCNPIYGDDVFGFVSVTGGIKIHRCDCPNASDLHSRFGYRIVKARWAGKSQGTQYPITLRVVGHDDIGIVTNITSIISKETGITLRSIGIDSHDGLFSGTLTIMVSDTGHLEALVKKLRTVKGVKQVSRN encoded by the coding sequence ATGGAAACTGATGAATTTTTCACTATCAAAGAGAAAGATTTACTCTTCTCGCTCTACCGCAAACTGTTGCAACTTTCCGGAGAAACCCTCCAGAAGGGGGACTGCAAAAAGCTGAAAACACATCTTGTCAATACTATACAGAACAACCGTATCCAGCGTGATATATTCGGTTTGAATCCCGTCATCAAAGATATGCAGACGGCTGTCATTGTAGCGGAAGAAATCGGAATGAAGCGTGCTTCTATCCTGGGGCTCATGCTGCACGACTCCGTGCGCTGCGGCACTTGCACCGCTCTGGAAGTGGAGCAAATCTATGGCGAGGATGTGGCAGGCATCATCCGGGGATTGATACGTGTAAACGAACTTTATTCCAAAAGCCCTACCATCGAGTCCGAGAATTTCCGCAACTTGTTGCTGACTTTCGCCGAAGACATGCGTGTCATTCTCATCATGATTGCCGACCGCGTAAACATCATGCGGCAGATAAAGGATTGCAAGAACGATGAAGCCCGTCGGCAGGTAGCCAACGAAGCGGCTTATCTCTATGCGCCCCTTGCCCATAAGCTGGGTCTGTACAAATTGAAGTCGGAACTGGAAGACCTCTCATTGAAATATACAGAAAAGGAAGTTTACTACCATATCAAGGAAAAACTGAATGAGACCAAGGCATCGCGTGACAAGTACATTGCCGCCTTCATTGCACCGGTACAGAAGAAGCTCGAAGAAGCCGGACTGAAGTTCCATATTAAAGGACGCACCAAGTCCATCCACTCCATCTACCAGAAAATGAAGAAGCAGAAATGCCCCTTCGAAGGCGTGTATGACCTGTTCGCCATCCGCGTCATCCTGGACTCTTGCCTGGAAAAGGAGAAACTGGAATGTTGGCAGGCCTACTCCATCGTAACAGATATGTACCAGCCTAACCCGAAAAGGCTACGCGACTGGCTGTCCGTACCTAAAAGCAACGGATATGAATCACTGCACATCACCGTGATGGGCCCCGAAGGCAAATGGGTGGAAGTACAAATACGTACCGAACGCATGGATGATATTGCCGAACGAGGCCTGGCCGCCCATTGGCGATACAAAGGAGTGAAAGGTGAATCTGGTCTTGACGAATGGCTGACTTCCGTACGCGAAGCCTTAGAGAGCTCGGACAGCAACGGACTGGAAACGATGGACCAGTTCAAACTGGATTTGTACGAAGACGAGGTATTTGTATTTACCCCCAAAGGTGATTTGTTCAAACTTGCCAAAGGCTCCACCGTGCTCGATTTTGCGTTCCACATCCATAGCAAACTGGGCTGCAAATGTATCGGTGCAAAAGTGAACGGCAAGAATGTACAGCTGAAGCAAATGCTGCATAGCGGTGACCAGGTGGAGATAATGACATCGAATACGCAGACGCCCAAGCAGGACTGGCTGAACATCGTAACCACCTCCAAGGCACGCACCAAAATACGCCAGGCATTGAAGGAAATGGCTGCACGCCAGCACGCCTTCGCTAAGGAAACCCTGGAACGCAAGTTCAAGAACCGGAAGATAGAGTATGATGAAGGAACCATGATGCGCCTCATCAAGCGCCTCGGTTTCAAGATAGTGACCGACTTCTATCAAGCCATAGCCGATGAAGAACTGGATGTCAACGAGATTATAGACAAATACCAGGAACAGCAAAGACGGGAAAATGATACGCGCGACGATATTGTCTACCGCAGTGCTGAAGGCTATAACCTTCAACAAGGCATACCGGAAGAGATAGGTACCAAAGAAGATGTACTGGTCATTGATCAAAATCTGAAAGGATTGGATTTCAAGTTGGCACGCTGCTGCAATCCCATCTATGGAGATGATGTATTCGGCTTTGTCAGTGTGACGGGAGGTATCAAGATACACCGTTGCGATTGTCCCAATGCCAGTGATTTGCACTCACGTTTCGGCTACCGTATCGTGAAGGCACGCTGGGCCGGAAAGTCACAAGGTACACAGTACCCCATCACCCTGCGCGTAGTGGGACACGATGACATCGGCATCGTGACCAACATCACTTCCATCATTTCCAAAGAAACGGGTATTACTTTGAGAAGCATCGGCATTGACTCGCATGACGGGCTGTTCTCCGGAACACTAACCATCATGGTGAGCGATACGGGACATCTGGAAGCACTTGTCAAGAAACTGAGAACAGTAAAGGGAGTGAAACAGGTTTCAAGGAATTAA
- a CDS encoding diacylglycerol kinase family protein, translating into MKYDFKKQLRSFGYAWKGIRCCIGKEQNLSFHLIATAVVVIAGFVLGITRMEWMIIILCIGVVIAAELFNTAIEKLVDLVSPQQHPVAGQVKDIAAGAVLVCAATAAIIGLIVFIPYLTRFFL; encoded by the coding sequence ATGAAGTACGACTTTAAAAAGCAGTTGCGCAGTTTCGGATATGCCTGGAAAGGTATCCGGTGTTGCATAGGAAAAGAACAGAACCTGAGCTTCCATCTGATAGCTACGGCTGTGGTAGTCATTGCAGGATTCGTTTTAGGCATTACCCGCATGGAGTGGATGATAATCATTCTCTGCATCGGAGTGGTGATAGCAGCCGAACTGTTCAATACCGCCATTGAGAAGCTGGTCGACCTGGTGTCTCCCCAACAGCATCCCGTGGCAGGGCAAGTAAAAGACATAGCCGCCGGAGCAGTACTGGTATGTGCTGCAACGGCGGCCATTATAGGATTGATTGTATTTATCCCTTACCTCACCCGCTTCTTCTTATAA
- a CDS encoding MFS transporter → MRKNSTNKLMTLNFWRMCTANLLLFISVYMLFPLLPFVMGEQLGVSVGQAGSMFLVFVVAMFAVGPFHAYLVDEYKRKHVLLYSALIMLAAVLGYAFVDGYTKFLLLAAVQGACFGLATTAGITVAIDITTSARRSAGNMVYAWAARLGMLVGVVLGIGMYKMYGFRMVTYLSVAAGLASIFFASRVYVAFRAPIGVSLCNMDRFLLPRAWIPAINMLLIAFVPGALLPLMFVGDYWSLAALAVLVFITVPFMKMFVKLSHHCQRGTANTTCHLSMEAGLLVGMTVACHLMDKAQIYHVASVAAMLAVFFFVLLTYPYYKKKRVR, encoded by the coding sequence ATGAGAAAGAACAGTACTAACAAACTCATGACACTCAATTTTTGGCGGATGTGTACGGCAAATCTGTTGCTGTTCATATCCGTCTATATGCTTTTCCCTTTGCTTCCTTTTGTGATGGGAGAGCAGTTGGGTGTTTCCGTCGGGCAGGCGGGCAGCATGTTTCTGGTCTTTGTGGTGGCCATGTTTGCTGTCGGTCCTTTCCATGCCTATCTGGTCGATGAATATAAAAGGAAACACGTGCTCCTTTACTCCGCACTCATTATGCTGGCGGCTGTTCTGGGATATGCCTTTGTGGATGGTTATACGAAATTTCTGCTGCTTGCCGCTGTGCAGGGAGCATGTTTCGGGCTGGCAACCACAGCGGGCATTACGGTGGCCATCGACATAACGACTTCCGCGCGCCGCAGCGCAGGAAACATGGTATATGCATGGGCTGCACGCTTGGGCATGCTGGTGGGTGTTGTGTTGGGCATTGGAATGTATAAGATGTATGGTTTCCGTATGGTGACCTATCTGTCCGTAGCGGCCGGACTGGCTAGCATATTTTTCGCATCGAGGGTATATGTGGCTTTCCGTGCTCCGATAGGCGTGTCGTTGTGCAATATGGACCGCTTCTTATTGCCGCGTGCATGGATACCTGCCATCAATATGCTACTGATTGCTTTTGTACCGGGAGCGTTGCTGCCACTGATGTTTGTGGGCGATTACTGGTCATTGGCGGCATTGGCTGTATTGGTGTTCATTACAGTCCCGTTCATGAAGATGTTCGTCAAGCTGTCGCACCATTGCCAGCGTGGAACGGCAAACACCACTTGTCATTTGTCTATGGAGGCAGGGCTGCTGGTGGGCATGACTGTGGCTTGCCACCTGATGGACAAAGCGCAGATATACCATGTGGCGTCTGTTGCTGCTATGCTTGCCGTATTTTTCTTTGTACTGCTGACCTATCCTTATTATAAGAAGAAGCGGGTGAGGTAA
- the panB gene encoding 3-methyl-2-oxobutanoate hydroxymethyltransferase, producing MMGYISDDTRKVTTHRLIEMKQRGEKISMLTSYDYTMAQIVDGAGVDVILVGDSASNVMAGNVTTLPITLDQMIYHGKSVVRGVKRAMVIVDMPFGSYQGNELEGLASAIRIMKESHADALKLEGGEEIIGTVKRILSAGIPIMGHLGLMPQSINKYGTYTVRAKDDAEAEKLVRDAHLLEEAGCFGLVLEKIPAALAARVASELTIPVIGIGAGGDVDGQVLVVQDMLGMNNGFRPRFLRRYADLHTVMTDAISRYVSDVKNLDFPNEKEQY from the coding sequence ATCATGGGTTATATTTCAGACGACACTCGTAAAGTGACTACACATCGCCTTATCGAAATGAAACAGAGAGGCGAAAAAATATCAATGTTGACATCATACGACTATACTATGGCGCAGATTGTGGACGGTGCCGGGGTAGACGTGATTCTGGTGGGAGATTCCGCTTCCAATGTAATGGCAGGCAATGTCACCACGCTTCCCATCACGCTCGACCAGATGATTTATCATGGCAAATCCGTGGTTCGCGGTGTGAAGCGTGCCATGGTCATTGTCGACATGCCTTTCGGCTCTTATCAGGGCAACGAACTGGAGGGATTGGCTTCCGCTATCCGTATTATGAAAGAAAGCCATGCCGACGCCCTCAAACTGGAGGGAGGCGAGGAAATCATCGGTACGGTGAAGCGTATCCTCAGCGCCGGTATTCCCATCATGGGACATCTCGGACTGATGCCCCAATCCATCAACAAGTATGGAACATATACGGTCCGTGCCAAGGATGATGCCGAAGCCGAGAAACTGGTACGCGATGCGCATTTGCTGGAAGAAGCCGGATGCTTCGGACTGGTATTGGAGAAGATTCCTGCCGCATTGGCTGCCCGCGTGGCAAGCGAGCTGACTATACCCGTTATAGGCATCGGTGCCGGTGGCGATGTGGACGGCCAGGTGTTGGTGGTTCAGGATATGCTGGGTATGAATAACGGTTTTCGTCCCCGTTTCCTGCGTCGCTATGCCGACCTGCATACAGTGATGACGGATGCCATCAGCCGTTATGTATCCGATGTGAAGAATTTAGATTTCCCGAATGAGAAAGAACAGTACTAA
- a CDS encoding HAD family hydrolase — MDTTKATAVLFDFDGVVVDTETQYSHFWHEMGKQYLGMDDIEGRVKGQTLVYIYDTFFPGMAKEQAEITERLNRFEQEMSFDFIPGVLDFIADLHRNGVKTAVVTSSNEAKMAAVYRVHPEIKTLFDRILTAEMFTASKPAPDCFLLGMEVFGTTPDTTYVFEDSFNGLKAGMASGATVIGLATTNSREDIAPLCHYVLDDFQGFTYDKLTQLHK, encoded by the coding sequence ATGGACACAACAAAAGCAACCGCCGTACTTTTTGATTTTGACGGCGTGGTGGTAGACACGGAAACACAGTACAGTCACTTCTGGCATGAAATGGGAAAGCAGTATTTGGGTATGGATGATATTGAAGGCAGGGTGAAGGGCCAGACGCTGGTCTATATTTATGATACCTTTTTTCCGGGTATGGCGAAGGAACAAGCCGAAATTACCGAACGGCTGAACCGCTTTGAACAGGAAATGTCATTCGACTTTATTCCCGGAGTGCTTGACTTCATTGCCGACCTACACCGGAATGGGGTGAAGACTGCCGTAGTGACCAGCTCCAACGAAGCGAAGATGGCAGCTGTCTATCGGGTTCATCCCGAAATAAAGACTCTTTTCGACCGTATCCTTACGGCCGAGATGTTTACGGCTTCCAAGCCTGCACCGGATTGTTTTCTGTTGGGTATGGAGGTTTTCGGCACAACTCCCGACACCACATATGTATTCGAGGATTCTTTCAACGGGCTGAAAGCCGGCATGGCTTCAGGAGCTACCGTTATAGGGTTGGCAACCACCAATTCCCGTGAAGACATAGCTCCGTTGTGTCATTATGTATTGGATGACTTTCAGGGATTCACTTACGATAAATTAACTCAATTGCACAAGTAA
- a CDS encoding MATE family efflux transporter, with translation MNNAHILGTERIGKLLVQYSIPAIIGMTITSLYNIIDSIFIGHGVGPMGIAGLAITFPLMNLVVAFCTMVSAGGSTISSIRLGQKDLDGATEVLGNTLMFCLVNAFIFGSVSFIFLDDILRFFGASNDTLPYARDFMQVILLGTPVTYTMIGLNNIMRATGYPKKAMLTSMVTVVCNIILAPIFIFQFDWGIRGAATATVISQFIGMVWVVSHFLQKTSVVRLQRGFWKMKKRIISSILSIGMSPFLMNVTACVIVIIVNNSLQQYGGDMAIGAYGIINRLLVLYVMIVLGLTMGMQPIVGYNFGAQKHDRVKATLRLTIIAGVCITSTGFLICELFPHAISAIFTSDEELIDIASRGVRIAVAIFPLVGAQIVIGNFFQSIGKAKISIFLSLTRQLLYLLPGLLIFPHYFGLDGIWICMPVSDFFAFVTAAVALWIYVKRLPTGITEKAR, from the coding sequence ATGAACAACGCGCATATATTAGGAACCGAACGTATTGGCAAACTGCTTGTGCAGTACTCCATTCCGGCCATTATAGGCATGACGATTACTTCGTTGTACAACATCATCGACAGCATTTTCATCGGTCATGGCGTAGGTCCTATGGGCATTGCCGGACTCGCCATTACTTTCCCTCTGATGAATCTGGTCGTGGCTTTCTGTACGATGGTATCGGCAGGTGGCTCCACCATTTCGTCCATCCGGTTGGGACAGAAAGACCTGGACGGAGCAACGGAAGTATTGGGAAACACACTGATGTTCTGCCTGGTCAACGCATTCATATTCGGCAGTGTTTCATTCATCTTTCTGGATGACATCCTGCGCTTCTTCGGTGCCAGCAATGATACGTTGCCATATGCCCGCGACTTTATGCAGGTGATATTACTGGGTACCCCCGTCACTTATACCATGATTGGCCTAAACAATATCATGCGTGCCACGGGATATCCCAAGAAAGCGATGCTCACGTCTATGGTAACGGTAGTCTGCAACATAATCCTCGCTCCCATTTTCATCTTCCAATTTGACTGGGGAATACGGGGAGCTGCAACGGCAACGGTCATCTCGCAGTTCATCGGCATGGTGTGGGTAGTGAGCCATTTCCTGCAAAAGACAAGTGTGGTACGTCTGCAACGGGGGTTCTGGAAGATGAAGAAACGTATCATCAGTAGTATATTATCCATCGGTATGTCACCGTTCCTGATGAACGTCACGGCATGTGTCATTGTGATTATCGTAAACAACAGCCTCCAACAGTACGGAGGCGATATGGCCATCGGGGCATATGGCATTATCAACCGACTGCTGGTACTCTATGTAATGATTGTATTGGGGCTGACGATGGGAATGCAACCGATTGTAGGCTATAACTTCGGTGCGCAAAAGCACGACCGTGTGAAGGCTACCCTGCGCCTGACCATCATTGCCGGAGTATGTATCACCAGTACCGGCTTCCTTATCTGCGAATTGTTCCCCCATGCCATATCTGCCATCTTTACCAGTGATGAAGAGTTGATAGATATTGCTTCCAGAGGCGTACGCATTGCCGTAGCCATATTCCCGCTGGTAGGCGCACAGATTGTCATTGGCAATTTCTTCCAAAGCATCGGGAAAGCGAAAATCAGCATCTTCTTATCGCTGACACGCCAATTACTGTATCTGTTGCCGGGACTACTGATATTCCCACATTACTTTGGGCTGGACGGCATCTGGATATGTATGCCGGTATCGGACTTCTTTGCTTTTGTAACGGCAGCGGTGGCATTGTGGATATATGTAAAGAGATTACCCACAGGAATTACCGAAAAAGCGAGGTGA